Proteins encoded within one genomic window of Oryza brachyantha chromosome 7, ObraRS2, whole genome shotgun sequence:
- the LOC121054878 gene encoding F-box protein At5g65850-like, protein MASRGQCSRLRGDGGGGGAAALPADVLFEVLLRLAAKDVCRLRAVCRAWRAVACDAAFAATHAARHRATLLVGGVLDFESFPSVDVLLMDLSGNVVKRVRHSGTHLVLPTRLDLVCVTESYSCNAALLNPVTGAALPLPQGLSRAHAPRRQLSDFDGSFKYGRASNGDYKVLRVLTDHRNKQRPEQIFEILTLGEGGHARTPWRAIAALPLCVRTDAIGGAVVNGVVHFLLDGRPNGGAGDGDQPEPEMDSMALFDLKTEKWTSFLQGPITSYPELNSIDDILPEPQEMEVYQNLSMAELNNVLVVAQHTDYRDPKIDSFVDLWYLVDSDKDTWDRKHRIGLGKTAQDAEHYFPWVNPSLVLDDGRIVIYIHVARSNVQGQYTRRLVRLYDPETETLSSDLVDVRNIHSLGFFTGSLLGV, encoded by the coding sequence ATGGCGTCGCGCGGCCAGTGCTCGAGgctgcgcggcgacggcggcggcggcggcgctgccgcccTGCCCGCCGACGTGCTGTTCGAGGTGCTGCTGCGGCTGGCGGCCAAGGACGTGTGCCGCCTCCGCGCGGTCTGCCGCGCCTggcgcgccgtcgcctgcgACGCGGCCTTCGCCGCCACGCACGCCGCGCGCCACCGGGCCAcgctcctcgtcggcggcgtgcTCGACTTCGAGTCGTTCCCCTCGGTGGACGTCCTCCTCATGGACCTGTCCGGGAACGTCGTCAAGCGCGTCCGCCATAGCGGCACCCATCTCGTGCTCCCCACCCGCCTCGACCTGGTCTGCGTCACCGAGTCCTACAGCTGCAACGCCGCCTTGCTCAACCCGGTCACCGGCGCCGCGCTCCCATTGCCGCAGGGACTGTCGAGAGCGCACGCTCCTCGCCGGCAGCTGAGCGACTTCGACGGCTCGTTCAAGTACGGCAGGGCCAGCAACGGCGACTACAAGGTGCTCCGCGTCCTCACGGACCACCGCAACAAGCAGCGCCCCGAGCAGATCTTCGAAATCCTCACGCTCGGCGAGGGCGGCCACGCCCGCACGCCGTGGCGGGCCATCGCGGCGCTCCCGCTGTGCGTCAGGACGGACGCcatcggcggcgcggtggtcAACGGCGTGGTCCACTTCCTGCTCGACGGCCGTCccaacggcggcgccggcgacggcgaccagccggagccggagaTGGACTCCATGGCGCTCTTCGACCTCAAGACCGAGAAATGGACCTCCTTTCTCCAAGGACCCATCACCAGCTACCCCGAGCTCAACAGCATCGACGACATCCTCCCCGAGCCTCAAGAAATGGAGGTCTACCAGAATCTGTCCATGGCCGAGCTGAACAATGTCTTGGTGGTGGCTCAGCACACGGATTACCGAGACCCCAAGATCGATTCTTTCGTCGACCTCTGGTATCTGGTGGATTCAGACAAGGATACCTGGGACAGGAAACACAGGATTGGATTGGGCAAAACTGCGCAGGATGCTGAACACTACTTCCCCTGGGTGAACCCCTCACTTGTCCTGGATGATGGCAGGATTGTCATCTACATTCATGTGGCCAGATCCAACGTCCAGGGTCAGTACACAAGG
- the LOC102708260 gene encoding phosphoacetylglucosamine mutase isoform X2 yields MAELAGAGEQRAALLAAASRFPLPDGARFSYGTAGFRAEGGTMGPAVCRAGLVAALRSVKLGGAAVGLVITASHNPVRDNGVKIVDADGGMMSQDWEPFADALANAPNPDALLQIVLQFAKDEEIKLGGCHSAQVLLARDTRPTGEYLLAAAMKGVNAVIGAVAVDMGILTTPQLHWMVRSKNKGLRDSEMDYFSQVIGSFRCLLELVPKDKGADVINNRLIVDGANGIGGLKLEEMKENISGLDIHVRNSGRGEGILNERCGADFVQKEKVVPLGFVPEDATFRCASFDGDADRLVYFRIVSSSDSRIDLVDGDKILSLFVLFIREQLDIINGKDNQGNEVLPTRFGVIQTAYANGASTDYLKDLGLEVVFTPTGVKYLHKKALEYDIGIYFEANGHGTVLFSDHFVSQLESLTSSSQHQAAMRLLATSQLINQAVGDAISGMLLVEAVLQYKGWSFQNWCDLYTDLPSRQLKVKVQDRAAIVTTDAERRVCQPSGLQELIDGEIAKYSHGRCFVRPSGTEDVVRVYAEASTEEAADSLAKQVAQHVERILG; encoded by the exons ATGGCCGAGCTTGCGGGGGCAGGGGAGCAGCGGGCCGCGCtgctcgcggcggcgtcgcgctTCCCGCTGCCCGACGGCGCGAGGTTCTCCTACGGGACGGCCGGGTTCCGCGCGGAGGGCGGCACCATGGGCCCCGCGGTGTGCCGCGCCGGGTtggtggcggcgctgcggTCCGTGAAGctgggcggcgccgccgtcgggctGGTCATCACGGCCTCGCACAACCCCGTCCGCGACAACGGCGTCAAGATCGTTGACGCGGACGGCGGCATGATGTCGCAGGACTGGGAGCCGTTCGCCGACGCCCTCGCCAATGCCCCCAACCCCGACGCTCTCCTCCAG ATTGTGCTTCAGTTTGCTAAAGATGAGGAGATTAAACTTGGTGGATGTCACTCGGCACAAGTGCTGCTGGCAAGGGACACGAGGCCAACTGGAGAGTACCTCCTTGCTGCAGCCATGAAG GGAGTAAATGCGGTTATAGGTGCGGTTGCAGTTGACATGGGGATTCTCACCACTCCACAGCTACATTGGATGGTTCGAAGTAAAAACAAAGGACTGAGAGATTCTGAGATGGATTACTTTTCACAAGTTATTGGTTCTTTCAG GTGTTTATTGGAGTTAGTCCCCAAAGATAAAGGAGCTGATGTGATTAACAATAGACTAATTGTTGATGGAGCAAATGGCATTGGTGGGTTGAAGCTTGAAGAAATGAAGGAAAACATTTCTGGATTAGacattcatgtgaggaattcaGGAAGAGGAGAAGGGATACTCAATGAGAGGTGTGGTGCAGACTTTGTTCAGAAGGAAAAAGTTGTTCCTCTTGGGTTTGTCCCTGAAGATGCCACTTTCAG GTGTGCAAGTTTTGATGGTGATGCTGACCGGCTCGTTTATTTCCGTATTGTATCGTCTAGTGACAGTAGGATTGATCTCGTTGATGGTGACAAGATATTATCACTATTTGTGCTATTTATCAGAGAGCAATTAGATATTATCAATGGAAAAGACAATCAAGGAAATGAAGTACTGCCTACACGTTTTGGTGTAATTCAAACAGCTTATGCAAATGGTGCATCAACAGATTATCTCAAGGACCTTGGCCTTGAAGTTGTATTCACTCCAACTGGAGTGAAATACCTTCACAAGAAGGCCCTGGAATATGACATTGGCATCTACTTTGAAGCCAATGGACATGGGACGGTACTATTCTCAGACCATTTTGTCTCACAACTGGAGTCTTTGACTA GTTCTTCACAACACCAAGCTGCTATGAGATTGTTGGCCACaagtcaattaattaatcaagcagTTGGAGATGCTATAAGTGGAATGCTCTTGGTGGAGGCTGTTTTGCAATACAAGGGATGGTCGTTCCAGAATTGGTGTGACCTGTACACTGATCTTCCCAGTAGACAATTGAAG GTTAAAGTTCAAGATCGAGCTGCTATTGTTACAACTGATGCAGAAAGAAGAGTCTGTCAGCCTTCAGGGCTGCAAGAACTGATAGATGGGGAGATAG CCAAATACTCGCACGGGCGATGTTTTGTGCGGCCATCTGGTACTGAGGACGTGGTACGTGTATACGCAGAGGCATCTACAGAGGAAGCAGCTGATAGCCTTGCAAAACAAGTGGCACAGCATGTTGAGCGCATTCTTGGATAG
- the LOC102708260 gene encoding phosphoacetylglucosamine mutase isoform X1, whose translation MAELAGAGEQRAALLAAASRFPLPDGARFSYGTAGFRAEGGTMGPAVCRAGLVAALRSVKLGGAAVGLVITASHNPVRDNGVKIVDADGGMMSQDWEPFADALANAPNPDALLQIVLQFAKDEEIKLGGCHSAQVLLARDTRPTGEYLLAAAMKGVNAVIGAVAVDMGILTTPQLHWMVRSKNKGLRDSEMDYFSQVIGSFRCLLELVPKDKGADVINNRLIVDGANGIGGLKLEEMKENISGLDIHVRNSGRGEGILNERCGADFVQKEKVVPLGFVPEDATFRCASFDGDADRLVYFRIVSSSDSRIDLVDGDKILSLFVLFIREQLDIINGKDNQGNEVLPTRFGVIQTAYANGASTDYLKDLGLEVVFTPTGVKYLHKKALEYDIGIYFEANGHGTVLFSDHFVSQLESLTSEFSSKVAGSSQHQAAMRLLATSQLINQAVGDAISGMLLVEAVLQYKGWSFQNWCDLYTDLPSRQLKVKVQDRAAIVTTDAERRVCQPSGLQELIDGEIAKYSHGRCFVRPSGTEDVVRVYAEASTEEAADSLAKQVAQHVERILG comes from the exons ATGGCCGAGCTTGCGGGGGCAGGGGAGCAGCGGGCCGCGCtgctcgcggcggcgtcgcgctTCCCGCTGCCCGACGGCGCGAGGTTCTCCTACGGGACGGCCGGGTTCCGCGCGGAGGGCGGCACCATGGGCCCCGCGGTGTGCCGCGCCGGGTtggtggcggcgctgcggTCCGTGAAGctgggcggcgccgccgtcgggctGGTCATCACGGCCTCGCACAACCCCGTCCGCGACAACGGCGTCAAGATCGTTGACGCGGACGGCGGCATGATGTCGCAGGACTGGGAGCCGTTCGCCGACGCCCTCGCCAATGCCCCCAACCCCGACGCTCTCCTCCAG ATTGTGCTTCAGTTTGCTAAAGATGAGGAGATTAAACTTGGTGGATGTCACTCGGCACAAGTGCTGCTGGCAAGGGACACGAGGCCAACTGGAGAGTACCTCCTTGCTGCAGCCATGAAG GGAGTAAATGCGGTTATAGGTGCGGTTGCAGTTGACATGGGGATTCTCACCACTCCACAGCTACATTGGATGGTTCGAAGTAAAAACAAAGGACTGAGAGATTCTGAGATGGATTACTTTTCACAAGTTATTGGTTCTTTCAG GTGTTTATTGGAGTTAGTCCCCAAAGATAAAGGAGCTGATGTGATTAACAATAGACTAATTGTTGATGGAGCAAATGGCATTGGTGGGTTGAAGCTTGAAGAAATGAAGGAAAACATTTCTGGATTAGacattcatgtgaggaattcaGGAAGAGGAGAAGGGATACTCAATGAGAGGTGTGGTGCAGACTTTGTTCAGAAGGAAAAAGTTGTTCCTCTTGGGTTTGTCCCTGAAGATGCCACTTTCAG GTGTGCAAGTTTTGATGGTGATGCTGACCGGCTCGTTTATTTCCGTATTGTATCGTCTAGTGACAGTAGGATTGATCTCGTTGATGGTGACAAGATATTATCACTATTTGTGCTATTTATCAGAGAGCAATTAGATATTATCAATGGAAAAGACAATCAAGGAAATGAAGTACTGCCTACACGTTTTGGTGTAATTCAAACAGCTTATGCAAATGGTGCATCAACAGATTATCTCAAGGACCTTGGCCTTGAAGTTGTATTCACTCCAACTGGAGTGAAATACCTTCACAAGAAGGCCCTGGAATATGACATTGGCATCTACTTTGAAGCCAATGGACATGGGACGGTACTATTCTCAGACCATTTTGTCTCACAACTGGAGTCTTTGACTAGTGAGTTTTCCTCAAAGGTTGCAG GTTCTTCACAACACCAAGCTGCTATGAGATTGTTGGCCACaagtcaattaattaatcaagcagTTGGAGATGCTATAAGTGGAATGCTCTTGGTGGAGGCTGTTTTGCAATACAAGGGATGGTCGTTCCAGAATTGGTGTGACCTGTACACTGATCTTCCCAGTAGACAATTGAAG GTTAAAGTTCAAGATCGAGCTGCTATTGTTACAACTGATGCAGAAAGAAGAGTCTGTCAGCCTTCAGGGCTGCAAGAACTGATAGATGGGGAGATAG CCAAATACTCGCACGGGCGATGTTTTGTGCGGCCATCTGGTACTGAGGACGTGGTACGTGTATACGCAGAGGCATCTACAGAGGAAGCAGCTGATAGCCTTGCAAAACAAGTGGCACAGCATGTTGAGCGCATTCTTGGATAG
- the LOC102715957 gene encoding NAC domain-containing protein 2-like has product MAAAGGGLPPDVKFEPTDDKLVARYLLARIEGKPLPLSGVILEADPLSAPPWTLLADVGLGDADEAFFFAEARAMDGKGGRQKRTVEGGGCWRAQGMIVDGERLLVPDSGGLEIVWCKKMLSFIPDGEKASSGWVMHEYAITAPPKLASSPMRLYRIRFSGHGKKRRREPERHGGQEGGGGEQAAPRRAVEEDALPPQPIPPPAAVASFDDQGCSGVPPAAAVVSDGTNQHSSGVVDDSWPVSDDLPGNAPIEEHVLPPLPGPPPPAAVASFADQGCSGVPPAAAVVSDGTNQHSSGVVGDSWPVSDDLPGNAPTEELVLPPLPGPPPPPPPPAVASSDEDFVSRGADQGGSSAVPPPDPAAPIRDGQDGAVAETAPPAEVASLAIANDGGPVWGSFSRYRFFFRKLLLPEVIPHGAPAVQIPRIYSYRFWKMNLSLTAEIRRKY; this is encoded by the coding sequence atggcggcggcggggggtgGGCTCCCTCCGGACGTCAAGTTCGAGCCCACGGACGACAAACTCGTCGCGCGCTACCTCCTCGCGCGCATCGAAGGCAAGCCCCTCCCTCTCAGCGGCGTCATCCTCGAGGCCGACCCCCTCAGCGCGCCGCCGTGGACGCTTCTTGCGGATGTTGGGTTGGGCGACGCGGACGAGGCGTTCTTCTTCGCCGAGGCGCGGGCCATGGACGGGAAGGGAGGCCGGCAGAAGAGGACAGTGGAGGGCGGGGGGTGCTGGAGGGCGCAGGGGATGATCGTCGACGGCGAGAGGCTGCTCGTCCCCGACAGCGGCGGGCTGGAGATCGTGTGGTGCAAGAAAATGCTCAGCTTCATTCCGGACGGGGAGAAGGCCAGTTCGGGGTGGGTGATGCACGAGTACGCCATCACTGCCCCGCCCAAGCTCGCCTCGTCGCCGATGCGGCTCTACCGCATCCGGTTCAGCGGCCACGGAAAGAAGCGCAGGAGGGAACCGGAACGTCATGGCGGccaggaaggcggcggcggggaacaggctgcgccgcggcgcgccgtGGAAGAGGATGCTCTGCCGCCACAGCCCATCCCTCCTCCCGCAGCCGTGGCGAGCTTTGACGATCAGGGGTGCTCCGGTGTTCCTCCTGCTGCAGCGGTGGTCTCTGACGGCACCAATCAGCACTCCTCCGGCGTCGTGGACGATTCTTGGCCAGTGTCTGATGATCTTCCAGGGAATGCTCCGATCGAGGAGCACGTCCTACCGCCACTGCCTGGTCCTCCACCTCCCGCAGCCGTGGCGAGCTTTGCCGATCAGGGGTGCTCCGGTGTTCCTCCTGCTGCAGCGGTGGTCTCTGACGGCACCAATCAGCACTCCTCCGGCGTCGTGGGCGATTCTTGGCCAGTGTCCGATGATCTTCCAGGGAATGCTCCGACCGAGGAGCTCGTCCTACCGCCACTTCctggtcctcctcctcctcctcctcctcccgcggtGGCGAGCTCCGATGAAGACTTTGTTTCTCGCGGTGCCGACCAAGGCGGCTCCAGCGCTGTTCCTCCTCCCGATCCTGCAGCGCCGATCAGGGATGGACAAGACGGCGCCGTCGCAGAGACTGCTCCTCCTGCAGAGGTGGCGAGCCTTGCCATTGCCAATGACggtgggcctgtttgggggagcttctcccgCTACCGCTTTTTTTTCCGGAAGCTGCTCTTGCCAGAAGTTATCCCACACGGTGCACCAGCAGTACAGATTccgagaatctatagttatagattctggaaaatgaacttgTCTCTGACGGCGGAGATCAGGCGTAAATACTAA
- the LOC107304525 gene encoding NAD(P)H-quinone oxidoreductase subunit S, chloroplastic-like, which produces MAPPTTPSSFLRPPPPPLHRLVRLPPPSASFRVADLLGGRGLCNGEVGIRRELASDSPAAPPSTTSATSGDPAEAPPPAAAADGVDPDAFEKEMMGLTGGFPGGEVGLKDFVAKNPPPPKPQKNKGLTAAAAAAGGLVTVERPRAPELPLFLPGMVVLVTNPNNAYHMYCGIVQRVTDGKVGVLFEGGNWDRLITFDLDELEGREKGPPMVNPKSVLLEALAADLDLDDNEAKDKKEGEEAKKKEEEGTAAAA; this is translated from the coding sequence ATGGCGCCGCCCACCAcgccctcctccttcctccgcccgccgccgccgccgctgcaccgcctcgtccgcctcccccctccctcGGCCTCGTtccgcgtcgccgacctcCTCGGCGGCCGGGGACTCTGCAACGGCGAGGTCGGCATCCGCAGGGAGCTCGCCTCCGactcccccgccgcgccgccgtccaccacgAGCGCCACGTCGGGTGATCCCGCGgaggctccgccgccggcggcggcggcggacggggtGGATCCGGACGCGTTCGAGAAGGAGATGATGGGGCTCACCGGCGGAttccccggcggcgaggtcggcctCAAGGACTTCGTCGCCAAGAACCCGCCTCCCCCCAAGCCACAGAAGAATAAaggcctcaccgccgccgccgccgccgccggcgggctcGTGACCGTGGAGCGGCCGAGGGCGCCGGAGCTGCCGCTGTTCCTCCCCGGCATGGTGGTGCTCGTCACGAACCCCAACAACGCCTACCACATGTACTGCGGCATCGTGCAGCGCGTCACCGACGGCAAGGTCGGCGTGCTCTTCGAGGGCGGCAACTGGGACAGGCTCATCACCTTCGATCTCGACGAGCTCgaggggagggagaagggCCCGCCCATGGTGAACCCCAAGTCCGTGCTGCTCGAGGCCCTCGCGGCTGACCTGGACTTGGACGACAATGAGGCCAAGGACaagaaggagggagaggaggccaagaagaaggaagaggaaggcaccgccgccgcggcctga
- the LOC102716232 gene encoding F-box protein At3g07870 — protein sequence MASPEASKRGGGGRRQGFGGSEGAGMPMDVLFEILLRLPAKDICRFRAVCRSWRAMTTRRVFVRAYAARNPGPYVATSFADDDGGGESCGVDITDLYSGDVVKRIRTDVRGFRVQRTRSDLVCLVEGANPLAVTVLNPVTGATCTAAKSISDEYDHLLLESGRGSVTMDSCALGKVPSTREYKVLRFLQCGYLQQLCEVMTLHRSGVSQWRAAESPPAPVSVRNKTRSVVINGVVYFLFDFQGCLYIYPHMAIPPGCILPFDLETEEWMGIMNGPEPVTAFYKENNVLFLSPSHENLEHVSLADLNGCLATVHTIYGSCMDLWFLSDPEEGLWVKKYSLSFQYLRLKDYPLLLFDDEEIVFLAQAPDCLRSYYPEAGTYADFLDLENVRSVGIYTGNLLSFRSGFY from the coding sequence ATGGCGTCGCCGGAGGCGAGCAAGAGGGGCGGGGGCGGACGCAGGCAGGGCTTCGGTGGGTCCGAGGGGGCGGGGATGCCCATGGACGTGCTGTTCGAGATCCTGCTGCGGCTGCCGGCGAAGGACATCTGCCGCTTCCGCGCCGTGTGCCGGTCGTGGCGCGCCATGACCACCCGCCGGGTCTTCGTCCGCGCGTACGCGGCCCGCAACCCGGGCCCCTACGTCGCCACCTCCTTCGCcgatgacgacggcggggGCGAGTCCTGCGGCGTCGACATCACCGACCTCTACTCCGGCGACGTCGTCAAGAGGATCCGCACCGACGTCAGGGGCTTCAGAGTGCAGCGCACGCGCTCCGACCTCGTCTGCCTGGTCGAAGGGGCCAACCCCCTGGCCGTCACCGTGCTGAATCCGGTCACTGGCGCTACCTGCACCGCTGCAAAGAGCATCTCTGATGAGTATGACCATCTTCTTCTGGAGTCAGGCAGAGGCAGTGTCACCATGGATTCTTGTGCCCTTGGGAAGGTCCCCTCCACGCGGGAGTACAAGGTGCTTCGTTTCCTTCAGTGTGGTTACCTGCAGCAGCTATGCGAGGTCATGACCCTCCACAGGAGTGGCGTTTCGCAGTGGAGGGCAGCGGAATCCCCTCCTGCACCTGTCTCCGTGCGCAACAAGACGAGGAGCGTGGTCATCAATGGGGTTGTGTATTTCTTGTTCGATTTCCAGGGGTGCCTGTACATATATCCTCACATGGCTATTCCACCAGGTTGCATACTCCCATTTGACCTTGAGACGGAGGAGTGGATGGGTATTATGAATGGGCCGGAACCTGTCACCGCATTCTACAAGGAGAATAATGTGTTGTTTCTCTCCCCGAGCCATGAAAATTTGGAGCATGTCTCGCTAGCCGATTTGAATGGCTGCTTAGCCACAGTGCACACCATATATGGTTCCTGCATGGACCTATGGTTTCTATCAGACCCTGAGGAAGGCCTCTGGGTTAAGAAGTACAGCTTAAGTTTCCAATACTTAAGGCTAAAGGATTATCCTTTGCTGTTGTTTGATGATGAAGAGATCGTCTTCCTAGCGCAAGCACCTGATTGTCTACGAAGTTATTATCCGGAAGCAGGCACTTATGCAGATTTTTTGGACCTGGAAAATGTCAGATCTGTTGGTATTTATACTGGAAATCTATTGAGTTTCAGGAGTGGATTTTACTGA
- the LOC107304526 gene encoding F-box protein CPR1-like has translation MASSSAAAAEAPGGGLGALDGVLPPELLLDVLLRLAAKPICRLRAVCRSWLAFTSDPHFVAAHAARHPGPLLAVGVQGFPRLCVDLVDLSGNVVKQILRVGKGMVVGGISGDRAFLAGEDHSVRVLDPTTGSISCLPHHRSNSADPSMTCVWFAFGQTASTGEYKLVRIMLNINDSRQVAEVITISDMNAQWRKIANPPGSLDWGCNNGVVFKGAAYFIVDYCFSDPSVVERGRMPSFDLATEQWSVTLKGPANRILEESNGTLTYHDLANQLMLAGLKGTLSIAHCNDQFYAVDIWFLLDAEKGTWSKGYRISVDVFYGIGDYLKVQPLLVTDEGKVVLWMQMGSKGVVQIYDPVTDTSLDIIQTSTYTGASVYTGSLLHPGSV, from the coding sequence AtggcgtcctcctccgccgccgccgcggaggcgccGGGCGGGGGGCTTGGAGCCTTGGACGGAGTCCTGCCCCCGGAGCTGCTGCTCGACGTCCTGCTGCGCCTCGCCGCCAAGCCGAtctgccgcctccgcgccgtctGCCGCTCGTGGCTGGCCTTCACCTCAGACCCGCACTTCGTCGCCGCGCACGCCGCCCGCCACCCTGGaccgctcctcgccgtcggcgtgcAGGGCTTCCCCAGGCTGTGTGTTGACCTCGTCGACCTGTCCGGCAACGTTGTGAAGCAGATCCTCCGGGTGGGGAAAGGGATGGTGGTGGGCGGGATCTCCGGCGACCGTGccttcctcgccggcgaggaccACAGCGTCCGCGTGCTCGACCCTACCACTGGATCCATTTCTTGTTTACCTCACCATCGCAGCAACAGTGCAGACCCCTCGATGACTTGTGTATGGTTTGCATTTGGGCAGACAGCTTCCACAGGGGAGTACAAGTTAGTCCGGATTATGCTGAACATCAATGATTCTCGTCAAGTGGCCGAGGTTATCACCATCAGCGACATGAACGCACAGTGGAGGAAGATAGCGAACCCGCCAGGCTCCCTTGATTGGGGCTGCAACAATGGGGTTGTGTTCAAAGGGGCTGCTTACTTCATCGTGGATTACTGTTTTAGTGATCCCTCCGTCGTAGAGAGAGGCCGCATGCCTTCCTTCGACCTTGCAACGGAGCAGTGGAGTGTGACTCTCAAAGGCCCGGCGAACAGAATTCTTGAGGAATCCAATGGCACACTCACCTATCATGACCTTGCCAATCAGCTTATGTTAGCTGGACTTAAAGGCACTTTGTCTATAGCGCATTGCAATGATCAATTTTATGCTGTGGATATATGGTTTCTACTTGATGCTGAAAAGGGTACATGGTCCAAAGGTTATAGGATCAGTGTTGATGTTTTTTATGGGATTGGAGATTATCTGAAAGTCCAACCTTTGCTTGTGACGGATGAGGGAAAGGTTGTACTTTGGATGCAGATGGGATCAAAAGGGGTTGTGCAGATTTATGATCCAGTAACCGATACTTCCTTGGATATAATCCAGACGAGTACCTATACTGGAGCAAGTGTGTACACTGGAAGTTTATTACATCCTGGGAGTGTGTGA